A part of Aspergillus flavus chromosome 1, complete sequence genomic DNA contains:
- a CDS encoding WD repeat protein, which yields MPNQSGSDISLTSSSSSVCPGDRDTRPGSSSCDTPAPSQHRRPSYSTQEGVPVTRDQQPVLSDTDAVSSAFNPTDPGISALMALPQYPSVATNEANFLAVSEVVNAVIDRDSYFRRVGGGDEGTVHRHSSPPTDLYMSDSEMTDVLSDLGGVPLAPYENGQLGMETLVHHLIDHATARRAISTISEDSEDEDEDAAALITHYDTPVNQDPSTPISEQDDLLDDAEKFYSDEDGGDYDEDFAEQIEAYQAGDLSEVDYDDFYRGLDHDLGSQATEVTGPDDHNYPSDGEDWSGGDLTGDPRFPASVIHGTTHERNFTIDQFISQWLVQSTAASIPSLPVISTAMPPSPISNILGWNPPAKIARPSGYTGDFYDIQQIPWWETLRVKRADARELRDLWYTSYHNLEYSNQRPGLRLSQEEFYFREKAMYTKHKATIEHFQLRNLMSVAAHNTVHFAQESKVYSWAPAYDDVSCLIDLSKPSAESGLHAPVKISTMKSAHDVAIAGGFAGEYAVRATGTQEGGVQGFVTKDPNGITNHIDVVPSRTSRSPMGIFASNDRHLRVLDVETNTFIADQELSRAINCTATSPDGRLRCVIGDSPDAWVVEADTGRPVHPLRGHRDFGFACAWSPDMRHIATSNQDKTVIIWDARTWRVLEKIESDVAGYRSLRYSPVGGGPRTLLLCEPADRISIINAQTYQTRQVHDFFGEIGGADYSPDGSTVWVANTDEHFGGFMEYERRQWGQRYGVRGLPNEWVRESDLDEDERCVLSERERQMRFWWNLSDEEHEGMLLV from the exons ATGCCTAATCAGAGTGGATCTGATATCTCTTTGACGTCGTCCAGCTCGTCAGTATGCCCAGGTGATCGCGATACGAGGCCCGGATCGTCGTCATGTGACACCCCGGCCCCGTCGCAGCATCGTCGGCCTTCTTATTCCACCCAAGAAGGCGTCCCGGTGACAAGGGATCAGCAACCGGTGTTGAGCGATACTGATGCGGTCTCAAGTGCTTTCAACCCGACGGACCCGGGTATCTCTGCCCTCATGGCGTTGCCTCAGTACCCGAGTGTCGCGACCAATGAAGCCAACTTTCTGGCTGTCTCAGAGGTCGTAAATGCGGTGATCGATCGCGATTCCTATTTTCGCCGTGTAGGGGGAGGGGATGAGGGAACCGTCCATCGTCACTCATCGCCACCCACCGACTTGTACATGTCAGATTCAGAGATGACGGATGTATTGTCCGACCTGGGCGGGGTACCCCTCGCGCCGTATGAGAACGGGCAACTCGGCATGGAGACGCTGGTTCACCACTTGATCGATCACGCAACAGCCAGGCGCGCCATTTCCACGATTTCGGAAGATagtgaagacgaagacgaagatgccGCAGCCCTGATCACACACTACGACACCCCCGTGAATCAAGATCCGTCTACCCCGATCTCTGAGCAAGACGATCTCCTCGACGACGCGGAGAAGTTCTACtcggatgaagatggtggtgaCTACGACGAAGATTTCGCTGAACAGATCGAAGCCTACCAGGCCGGGGACTTATCAGAAGTTGATTACGATGATTTCTATCGAGGCTTAGATCATGACCTTGGCTCGCAGGCAACAGAAGTCACTGGCCCTGACGACCACAACTATCCCTCCGATGGCGAGGATTGGAGCGGTGGAGACTTGACTGGCGATCCCCGCTTTCCTGCCTCCGTCATACACGGAACCA CCCATGAAAGGAACTTTACTATCGACCAGTTTATCTCTCAATGGCTTGTGCAGTCGACGGCGGCCTCGATACCGAGTCTTCCGGTTATCTCGACGGCAATGCCACCGAGTCCCATCTCCAACATCCTTGGCTGGAATCCTCCAGCAAAGATCGCACGGCCGAGTGGGTACACCGGAGACTTTTATGACATCCAACAGATCCCATGGTGGGAGACCTTACGAGTCAAGCGAGCAGACGCCCGGGAGCTGCGAGACCTCTGGTATACGTCGTACCATAACCTAGAGTACTCAAATCAACGGCCGGGGCTGCGACTATCTCAGGAGGAGTTCTACTTCCGGGAAAAGGCTATGTACACCAAGCATAAAGCTACGATCGAGCACTTTCAACTCCGGAATCTGATGTCGGTTGCAGCCCACAATACGGTGCACTTTGCCCAAGAGTCAAAAGTGTATTCCTGGGCGCCTGCCTATGATGACGTGAGCTGCTTGATCGATCTGTCCAAGCCGTCCGCCGAATCCGGATTGCATGCGCCCGTGAAGATCTCTACTATGAAATCGGCTCACGATGTTGCCATCGCTGGTGGGTTTGCAGGTGAATACGCTGTGCGAGCAACGGGCACGCAGGAAGGTGGCGTGCAAGGTTTCGTGACGAAGGACCCCAACGGGATCACTAACCATATCGATGTCGTCCCCAGTCGCACGAGCCGGTCCCCAATGGGCATCTTTGCATCCAACGACCGACACCTCCGCGTGCTGGATGTAGAGACCAACACCTTCATTGCAGATCAAGAGCTGTCGCGCGCCATTAATTGTACGGCGACGTCGCCGGATGGACGTTTGCGGTGTGTTATTGGTGACTCGCCCGACGCTTGGGTCGTTGAGGCAGACACGGGACGACCTGTACATCCCCTCCGAGGCCATCGCGATTTTGGGTTTGCATGCGCGTGGTCTCCCGATATGCGACATATCGCCACCAGCAACCAAGATAAGACAGTGATCATCTGGGATGCACGGACCTGGCGCGTTCTGGAGAAGATCGAGTCGGACGTCGCGGGGTATCGATCCCTCCGATATTCGCCGGTCGGCGGCGGCCCACGCACGCTACTGCTGTGCGAACCGGCTGATCGCATCTCGATCATCAACGCGCAAACATACCAAACGCGGCAGGTACACGACTTTTTTGGGGAAATCGGTGGTGCGGACTACTCTCCGGACGGCAGCACGGTCTGGGTTGCCAATACCGATGAGCATTTCGGTGGATTTATGGAATACGAGCGACGCCAATGGGGCCAGCGCTACGGAGTACGGGGCTTGCCTAATGAATGGGTGCGAGAGTCCGACttggacgaggatgagcGATGCGTTCTTAGCGAACGAGAGCGACAGATGCGTTTCTGGTGGAATTTAAGCGACGAAGAACATGAGGGGATGTTACTAGTGTAG
- a CDS encoding chitin synthase, with translation MSLPQRPGKASPRREEVHSAFRESSRRRRRDSETGGLTDTLSSPTSHRHHHHRRHRSHSSRRKKDVDEERGDMGEEIRRKKSFVKPERSRIDQDHPNYHYRQRSQNMPTYPSATGHEPLMSGDGEVDTNSSRSMDRPKEGVYGEHGNINKPMERAPSRRRTKKRRHSRKISKKASAQERRRQKALEQVRPPSLWSTYCAIITFWAPDFVLRCFGMPQKAQRSAWREKIGLISIILLIGAFVGFLTFGFTATVCGTPPVRLKVNHVTKGYMIFHGKAYDLSKSKHPAAAGIPGSSNVLYDLPEKYGGQDGSFFFQQVNGACKGLITLADGSDVPTNSNGDLAWYFPCAAFNQDGSSEPNYTEPYYNGWACHTSGKARKSFYSLGSSGDVYYTWDDTKNKSRNLAVYSGNVLDLDLLRWFNTDQVKYPAKFDQLRTNPDVRGVDLTYYLQTGEEKKIGKCLSQIIKVGSIDTDTVGCIASKVVLYVSLVFILSIVIVKFAFALIFQWFLAPRLAAQKTSMSSDPRKRNQQIEDWSNDIYRPGPRLTDPTDRPSKRASFLPTTSRFSSPYTVSNGGKQRPQWVTMASQNSTSRLVPGGGSMYKLSHNSSGGTLSADASRQNPTASRTSLVQDSRYSTAIADSEGLGTGGYIHEAVVPQPPPEWQPYGFPLAHALCLVTCYSEGEDGIRTTLDSIAMTDYPNSHKTIIVICDGMIKGKGEEFSTPEIVLRMMRDPVVPMDEVQPFSYVAVATGSKRHNMAKVYAGFYDYGETSVIPPEKQQRVPMMIVVKCGTPSEAKQSKPGNRGKRDSQIILMSFLQKVMFDERMTELEFEMFNGLLHVTGIPPDFYEVVLMVDADTKVFPDSLTHMISAMVKDPEVMGLCGETKIANKTDSWVTMIQVFEYFISHHQSKSFESVFGGVTCLPGCFSMYRIKAPKGGQNYWVPILANPDVVEHYSENVVDTLHKKNLLLLGEDRYLSTLMLRTFPKRKQIFVPQAVCKTQVPDKFMVLLSQRRRWINSTVHNLMELVLVRDLCGTFCFSMQFVIFIELIGTLVLPAAIAFTFYVVISSIVKKPVQVIPLVLLALILGLPGVLIVVTAHRLVYVLWMLIYLLSLPIWNFVLPTYSYWKFDDFSWGDTRKTAGEKDKGHDAGEGEFDSSKITMKRWRDFEKDRRLRMQAAWGQPPMGGYPTRYEEYSDY, from the exons ATGTCTTTGCCGCAACGGCCAGGGAAGGCCTCCCCGCGACGAGAAGAAGTACACTCGGCTTTCCGGGAATCATCGCGTAGAAGACGACGAGACAGTGAGACGGGAGGTCTCACTGATACGCTATCGAGCCCAACATCACACcgccaccatcatcaccgaCGCCATCGCTCGCACAGTTctcggagaaagaaagatgtggacgaagaaagaggagatatGGGCGAGGAGATTAGGCGCAAAAAGAGCTTTGTCAAGCCGGAGCGCAGTCGCATCGATCAAGACCATCCCAACTACCACTACCGCCAACGGTCACAAAACATGCCCACATACCCATCAGCGACAGGGCATGAGCCATTAATGAGTGGAGATGGTGAGGTTGATACGAACAGTTCTCGCAGCATGGATAGGCCCAAAGAAGGGGTGTATGGTGAGCATGGGAATATCAATAAGCCCATGGAGCGGGCTCCGAGTCGGCGTCGAACCAAGAAAAGGAGGCACTCGCGGAAGATTTCGAAGAAGGCATCTGCACAGGAAAGGAGACGACAAAAGGCGCTAGAGCAAGTCCGCCCCCCAAGCCTGTGGAGTACGTATTGCGCAATCATTACATTCTGGGCACCAGATTTTGTTCTTCGGTGCTTTGGAATGCCGCAAAAGGCGCAGCGGAGTGCGTGGCGCGAGAAGATCGGGCTTATCAGTATTATCCTGCTCATAGGAGCGTTCGTCGGCTTTTTGACTTTCGGATTTACGGCCACTGTATGCGGAACTCCCCCAGTACGACTGAAGGTCAATCATGTCACCAAAGGCTATATGATCTTCCATGGGAAAGCCTACGACTTATCTAAATCGAAGCACCCCGCAGCTGCTGGAATTCCAGGCAGCTCCAACGTCCTATATGATCTGCCCGAAAAGTATGGTGGCCAAGATGggagcttctttttccaacAAGTAAACGGAGCCTGTAAGGGTCTAATCACACTTGCGGACGGATCTGACGTGCCTACCAACTCGAACGGTGACCTAGCCTGGTATTTTCCGTGCGCGGCTTTCAACCAGGATGGCTCATCCGAGCCCAACTATACGGAACCTTACTACAATGGATGGGCCTGCCACACATCAGGTAAGGCCCGAAAATCGTTTTACAGTCTAGGAAGCTCAGGCGACGTATACTACACATGGGACGACacgaaaaacaaaagcagaAACCTGGCAGTCTACTCTGGAAACGTGCTGGATCTTGATCTCCTGCGGTGGTTCAACACTGATCAGGTCAAATACCCCGCGAAATTTGATCAGCTTCGCACAAACCCGGATGTGCGCGGCGTTGACCTTACATATTACCTTCAGActggggaagagaagaaaataggCAAATGCCTGTCTCAAATCATCAAGGTCGGCAGTATAGATACTGACACAGTCGGGTGTATTGCCTCTAAAGTGGTTCTTTATGTGTCATTGGTCTTCATTCTATCCATTGTTATCGTCAAATTTGCGTTTGCCTTGATCTTCCAGTGGTTCCTCGCTCCAAGGCTCGCCGCCCAGAAGACGAGTATGAGCTCGGATCCCAGGAAACGTAATCAGCAAATTGAAGACTGGTCGAATGACATCTATCGGCCCGGCCCTCGCCTGACAGACCCTACGGATCGCCCTAGTAAAAGGGCCAGTTTCCTACCAACCACTTCCAGGTTCTCCAGCCCTTACACGGTGAGCAATGGCGGGAAACAACGCCCTCAATGGGTAACCATGGCGAGCCAGAACTCCACTAGCCGGTTAGTACCTGGCGGTGGTTCCATGTATAAGCTGAGCCACAATAGCAGTGGTGGCACCTTGAGTGCAGATGCTTCCCGCCAGAATCCGACGGCCAGCCGAACGAGCTTAGTACAAGACTCCCGCTATTCCACTGCCATCGCCGACTCTGAGGGCCTTGGAACGGGTGGGTACATCCATGAGGCCGTAGTTCCTCAACCGCCGCCCGAGTGGCAGCCCTACGGCTTTCCCTTAGCCCATGCTCTTTGTTTGGTTACTTGTTATTCGGAAGGTGAAGACGGAATCCGCACCACCCTTGATTCCATCGCGATGACCGATTATCCCAACAGTCACAAGACCATCATTGTCATTTGTGACGGTATGATCAAGGGCAAGGGTGAGGAGTTTTCTACCCCCGAAATTGTGCTTCGCATGATGCGAGATCCGGTTGTTCCTATGGATGAGGTCCAGCCGTTTTCCTACGTAGCAGTTGCAACCGGCTCTAAGCGACACAACATGGCAAAAGTCTATGCTGGCTTCTACGACTACGGGGAGACGTCCGTCATTCCACCAGAGAAACAGCAGCGTGTTCCAATGATGATCGTTGTGAAATGCGGAACGCCGTCCGAAGCAAAACAATCCAAACCGGGTAACCGCGGTAAACGGGACAGTCAAATTATTCTGATGTCTTTCTTGCAGAAAGTGATGTTTGATGAAAGGATGACGGAACTTGAATTTGAAATGTTCAACGGCCTCTTGCATGTGACCGGCATCCCCCCGGACTTTTATGAAGTCGTGCTCATGGTCGACGCCGACACGAAAGTCTTCCCGGACAGTTTGACCCATATGATCTCCGCTATGGTTAAGGATCCCGAGGTCATGGGCCTCTGTGGTGAAACTAAGATCGCTAACAAGACGGACAGTTGGGTGACTATGATTCAAGTGTTTGA GTACTTCATTTCCCACCATCAGTCTAAATCGTTCGAGTCTGTCTTTGGTGGTGTGACCTGTCTTCCCGGGTGTTTCTCCATGTATCGGATCAAAGCACCGAAAGGTGGCCAGAACTACTGGGTGCCGATTCTTGCCAATCCCGATGTGGTGGAACATTATTCGGAGAATGTGGTGGACACTCTGCACAAGAAGAACCTGCTTCTACTAGGAGAGGATCGGTACTTGTCGACTCTAATGCTTCGGACTTTCCCCAAGCGGAAACAGATCTTTGTGCCCCAGGCTGTCTGCAAAACTCAAGTGCCCGACAAGTTCATGGTCCTTCTCTCTCAGCGTCGTCGTTGGATCAATAGTACGGTTCACAACCTAATGGAGCTGGTTTTGGTGCGAGACTTGTGCGGAACGTTCTGCTTCAGTATGCaattcgtcatcttcatcgaacTGATTGGAACACTGGTCCTCCCTGCAGCTATCGCATTTACCTTCTACGTGGTCATCTCGTCTATTGTCAAGAAGCCGGTGCAGGTCATTCCGCTGGTCCTGCTGGCCCTCATTCTGGGACTTCCCGGTGTGCTCATCGTCGTCACCGCCCACCGATTGGTCTACGTCTTGTGGATGTTGATCTATCTCCTCTCGCTGCCCATCTGGAACTTTGTTCTTCCGACCTACTCGTACTGGAAGTTTGACGACTTCAGTTGGGGTGACACGCGGAAGACCGCCGGGGAGAAGGACAAGGGGCATGATGCTGGGGAAGGAGAATTCGATAGTAGTAAGATCACGATGAAGCGCTGGCGAGATTTCGAGAAAG ATCGCCGGCTTCGCATGCAGGCCGCCTGGGGACAGCCTCCGATGGGAGGATATCCTACGCGTTACGAAGAATACTCcgattactag